In one window of Miscanthus floridulus cultivar M001 chromosome 12, ASM1932011v1, whole genome shotgun sequence DNA:
- the LOC136496905 gene encoding uncharacterized protein produces MEEESGVDGLASSTQDPRLRVLFIFLLLVVIYGWRIAFLRRGRRRGRRGQLIYKATMKAFGRCTRLLVSLIRPAAVAAAPAAAAIAPAQPQQSTFEEDSMTEEGFLLVNIWNTGSLKQCSRNLIACFKKINHPIQFEAAHSPNGSSCSSPTQFEYTYRDDLVHKNNNDQCQPFKSLFLLDQGDIYPIDSGKLLQLEDMIHKQSVKPGSQQLLYDLFKENSNVVDSFLCGFFNSVGLSIDAWTCMVDCESAKRCVMNFKVMAGLLCLMKSELDEVECVSFDQDLKDCYFALCARRPIQNLIDAADSVSKRKWSASDIYPMLILYEAIADVLGAISDPNVSSRIFQQMQVNFEGIFDRIKIFIGANLNGSCEITHDRHPMTNFLIHSMELFANHNSIVWCIFVADATSSLGDLVLEVIRYWADELKRHSDSYDEGKKYIFLLNNLTRFTWETKKPLQVLVLNSEYGKIIEFLESLINKYTAEYLGKCWGPVRKCVELSSVRKPCLSSLGEFISQFEAIINCQGTWVLETNLKNKLREEIKNYITPCYRTFLQELRKKQLLRPILLIRKHCPGQQGKYMTTEQLDNHVDSLFESGT; encoded by the exons ATGGAG GAAGAATCTGGGGTGGATGGGCTTGCCAGCTCTACACAGGATCCGCGACTCAGGGTCTTGTTTATTTTTCTGCTTTTGGTCGTAATATATGGATGGAGGATTGCGTTTCTACGGAGAGGGAGACGGAGAGGGAGACGTGGCCAATTGATCTATAAAGCGACGATGAAAGCTTTTGGTAGATGCACACGGCTCCTCGTCAGTCTCATTCGTccggctgctgttgctgctgcccccgccgccgccgccat TGCTCCTGCACAGCCTCAACAGTCAACATTCGAAGAGGACTCAATGACAGAAGAGGGCTTTCTTCTGGTTAACATTTGGAATACAGGCTCACTAAAACAGTGCTCAAGGAACTTGATAGCCTGCTTTAAGAAGATAAACCATCCAATCCAGTTTGAAGCAGCCCACTCACCAAATGGCTCCAGTTGCAGCAGCCCAACGCAGTTTGAGTATACCTACAGGGATGATTTGGTCCACAAAAATAACAATGATCAATGTCAACCATTTAAATCATTGTTTTTGCTGGATCAGGGGGATATCTACCCTATAGACTCTGGCAAATTATTGCAGCTTGAAGATATGATTCACAAACAAAGTGTCAAACCTGGCAGTCAACAACTTCTGTATGATCTCTTCAAAGAGAACTCGAATGTGGTAGACAG CTTCTTGTGTGGTTTCTTCAACTCAGTTGGTCTTTCCATAGATGCATGGACCTGTATGGTTGACTGTGAATCGGCAAAGAGATGTGTTATGAACTTTAAGGTCATGGCTGGGCTACTTTGTTTGATGAAGAGTGAATTAGATGAAGTTGAATGCGTATCGTTTGACCAGGACCTAAAAGACTGCTATTTCGCCTTGTGTGCCAGACGACCTATACAGAATCTCATTGATGCTGCAGATTCAGTTAGTAAGCGGAAGTGGTCTGCTTCTGACATCTATCCAATGCTAATTCTCTATGAAGCAATTGCTGATGTCCTTGGAGCCATTTCTGATCCAAATGTATCCAGCAGAATATTTCAGCAGATGCAGGTTAATTTTGAAGGAATATTTGATAGGATTAAAATCTTCATAGGTGCTAACCTGAATGGTTCATGTGAAATAACACATGACAGGCATCCAATGACCAATTTTCTTATACACTCCATGGAACTGTTTGCAAATCACAACAGTATAGTTTGGTGTATTTTTGTTGCTGATGCCACCAGTTCATTGGGCGATCTTGTTCTTGAGGTGATAAGATACTGGGCAGATGAACTCAAGAGACACTCTGATTCATATGATGAAGGTAAAAAGTACATTTTCCTATTGAACAATCTGACTCGTTTTACTTGGGAAACAAAGAAGCCACTGCAAGTATTAGTGCTGAACAGTGAGTATGGTAAGATCATTGAGTTCTTGGAGTCTCTGATCAATAAGTACACTGCAGAATACCTTGGCAAATGCTGGGGCCCAGTTAGGAAATGTGTGGAACTCAGTTCTGTGAGGAAACCTTGTTTGTCATCATTGGGTGAATTCATATCACAGTTTGAAGCTATCATTAACTGCCAAGGGACATGGGTACTTGAAACCAACCTCAAGAACAAATTGCGAGAAGAAATAAAAAACTACATTACTCCATGTTATCGTACATTCTTGCAAGAGCTGCGGAAGAAGCAACTTTTGCGCCCCATTCTCTTAATTCGGAAGCACTGTCCTGGTCAGCAGGGTAAGTATATGACTACAGAGCAATTGGACAATCACGTGGACAGTTTATTTGAGTCAGGAACCTGA